A genomic region of Arvicola amphibius chromosome 7, mArvAmp1.2, whole genome shotgun sequence contains the following coding sequences:
- the LOC119819446 gene encoding 3-hydroxyacyl-CoA dehydrogenase type-2-like has translation MSNGQLESGVRTALSGAREERSGVKDPAYPGLILWRLGSGLVAEIIGGASGLGLATAKRLVGQGATAMLLDLPNSWGEPQAKKLGESCVFAPAKVTSEKDVQAAMTMTKEKFGHIDVAVNCAGISVAIKTYNQKKNQVHTLEDFQRVLNVNLLGTFNVIRLVAGEMGQNEPHQGGQCGVIINTASVAAFEGQVGQAAYSASKGGIVGMTLPIALDLAPIGIRVMTIAPSLFATPLLTTLPEKVRNFLASQVPFPNRLGDRDEYAQMVQTIIENPFLNGEVIQLDGAIRMQP, from the coding sequence ATGTCAAATGGACAGCTAGAGAGCGGGGTTAGGACTGCGCTGTCAGGAGCTAGAGAGGAGAGATCGGGAGTAAAGGATCCTGCTTATCCGGGCCTAATTTTGTGGCGGTTGGGCTCAGGCCTGGTCGCTGAAATAATTGGAGGAGCATCGGGCCTTGGCCTGGCTACGGCCAAAAGACTGGTGGGACAAGGGGCCACAGCTATGCTTCTGGACCTACCTAACTCGTGGGGTGAGCCCCAAGCCAAGAAGTTGGGAGAGAGCTGCGTGTTTGCCCCAGCCAAAGTGACCTCTGAGAAGGACGTACAAGCAGCTATGACTATGACGAAAGAAAAGTTTGGTCACATAGATGTGGCTGTCAACTGTGCAGGAATTTCAGTGGCCATTAAGACATACAACCAAAAGAAGAACCAGGTCCATACCTTGGAGGACTTCCAGCGGGTTCTCAATGTGAATCTCTTAGGCACTTTCAATGTGATCCGCCTGGTTGCTGGGGAGATGGGCCAGAATGAACCACACCAGGGAGGCCAATGTGGAGTTATCATTAATACTGCCAGTGTGGCTGCCTTTGAAGGCCAGGTTGGACAAGCTGCATACTCTGCATCTAAAGGGGGCATAGTAGGCATGACACTGCCCATTGCTCTGGATCTGGCTCCCATAGGCATCCGTGTGATGACTATTGCTCCAAGTTTGTTTGCCACCCCACTGCTCACTACCCTTCCAGAGAAAGTGCGCAACTTCTTGGCCAGTCAGGTGCCCTTTCCCAATCGACTAGGTGACCGTGATGAATACGCTCAGATGGTACAAACCATAATCGAGAACCCATTCTTGAACGGAGAGGTCATCCAATTGGATGGGGCCATTCGAATGCAGCCTTAA